The sequence tatataaatatttaccaaataatgtttataaaattcaatatacgtcaaattgacgcgttccgtaaacataGTGCTAACCATGATGTTTAactaaatatatcaaaataatataaatgttataatattatctatttttcaGTGTATTAATTGGACAAGGAGAAGTTGTAAAAATTAGTGATTTTGGAACTAGCAGAGAATGGAATGAAATTAGTACAAGAATGAGTTTTGCTGGTACTGTTGCTTGGATGGCACCAGAAATTATCAGGAACGAGCCCTGTTCTGAAAAAGTGGATATTTGGTCATATGGTGTTGTATTATGGGAATTATTAAGTGGAGAAATACCTTACAAAGATGTAGACTCGTCTGCAATTATTTGGGGTGTTGGCAACAATTCTCTTCATTTGCCAATACCGGCGAGTTGTCCAGAGGGTTACAGGTTACTGGTAAAGCAATGTTGGGCTGCAAAGCCGCGCAATAGACCTTCCTTTAAACATATTGAAATTCATCTTGGTATTGCAGCAGTTGAAGTGCTATGTACAAAACATGATGATTATTTCAAAACGCAGGTACAGTAATGATAATCTTGAATAAAAAAACAATCGTCCAAGATGACAGTAACTTAATACAGTAAATTACTTTGGTTACAGCAATCatggaaaaaagaaatcagggatCACATGAAACAAATGCAAACGAACAGTTGTAGCAGTCCAAGATTTGAAGCTGATCTAATTCGACGACGCGAGGATGAACTCAGGCATGCTCAAGATATTCGGGAACACTATGAACGTAAACTAGAACGAactaataatttgtatttagaATTGAGTGCTGTTTTGTTGCAATTAGAACAGCGCGAACGAGACGTAATCAAGTAAGTAGTTGACTAATATCTAATGAATTTAGGAATACAGTAAATAGTACATTCCCTGATTAAAAAGTTAGAACCAACCTTAGTTTTCTGGCAGTAATCGTGGAAGAAAAAGGCCAAAATGTAAtaagtattactttttattaactACTtaagtatgtatatgtatattacatatttccacAATAATAATATGCATATTATGCCTCATTGAAAATGTCTAGAATTCACTGAAAACTTTGAGAATATTACTGAAAAATCTGAAATAATACTACTACAGTGGcagatttaaaaacaaaaatgattgaaatttaacaaaactattcCAAAATCAAAGGCATGATTATCAAATTCATACTTAGTATGCCGGAAAGGGTAAATGCAATAATAAAATCAACGGGGGGAAATacaaattagtaatatttatttatttatttaatataaatgtaaataccttagtaattaataaaagttactattaaattatgttttgGCATACTACTTTCACGATTACCGCGAGAAATGTTGAAAACTATGGGTGGCCCTAATTTTTTTATCAGTAAGCGTATATTGgttctatttcatattttttagacGAGAACAACAGAATGGttataaacaatgtaaaaagCGTCTTGTACATCCTCTTTTGAAAGCTCAAGAAAGACTTCACCGTAGACGTAACCCGACAACGCAATTTTCAACATCATCTACGCCAACAACTCCACCATCACCTACAGACTGTCCCCAAAGCCCTGTGAAAGCAACTATATATACACAGTTAAATGAATCTAATCAACCAGAAACGATTTTAGCTCCGAATAGTAGTTTTAAACAACGTAAATACAGGCATCGTAGAGTAGGATCTGGATGTGGTGTAAGTTCTAGCCCGAGATCGAGTCCTCATCGCGAAAGAAAAGTACGTATTTGTAaagaaagtatatatgaaattttgataaattcaatatttacataataacaCTAGTAAATATTTACACAATGTTTTCTACTGATTCATTTTCAGAGTACTGAAGTATGTGCGCGTTTTATAGACAGTCAAACACAAACAGATATAATGGATATCAGTGAAACAGATTTCAATCCTATTACAAATACAACAACAGTATCGACAACAGAAAAGCTTTCTGTAAATAGCATAAATAAACAATCATTAAATAAACAAGTACCGGAGTGCTTAAATGGGAACTCAATTCTGTCTGAGGCTCATTACAGAATACAATCTAGTCCATGTTCCAGCCCTGAACCttcgaatgaaaatcatgtAAATGGAAATGAACGTTTAAAAGATTGTAGCGATGACGATAATCTTGAAACACTTGGCCGAAAAGTTAGTGAAATTATTAATGCCAATCGCCTTATTTCGCCTATAGATAATGGAAATTGTGACGATGTGATAATATCTCATAGGTAAGATATTCTTAAATGCTTTGTATATCTACTAATTAATAGTAACAATTATacacaataatttataaataattccagAGGTAAAGAGGACTCATTGAAATTGTCTGGACATTTCTgtggaattattattaacgGTACTAATATACAACAAGAACAGTCTGAAATTAGAACGCGGCCTTGTACTGAAAGTATAGATACGTTGCGTGATCGTGAAGATGATAATTGTGAAGAAAGTTGGTCAGATGAAGAAGGAGAAGATCCAAGTTACACGTATAATTACTCTCTTAGACGAAGAAGGTACATAGTCTACACAAacgtacataaaattattatacatacattcTAAAACATAACACagtattatgtacatatttacaatcagattatgttacatttataatttaaacatattttatagtattgcGAGACGACCAATTGGTCCTGGATGTAGATTAAGAAGATTTAAACATGCCACAGTACGAATAGAGGGAGTATTAGCTTCTGATGAAGAAAATACTTCTGAATATTCCCACCCTCCGTCCAGTCAGTCATCCACATTAGAGAGTAATCCCGATGTGCAAAGAGCATTtcgtaatattcattattctcatAAGGTAAGTTagaatactttattattttcaagtgtACGAGACGtgatatgatttattttttttttttttaatttagagTAAAGAAATAGATGACGTTTCTGATACATCGAGTATGTAACGCGTTAGGTTACAAAGAATAAGTGGTCAGTTTTTTTTACTAAAGTTTTTATTCTATGGAAACGGTACACTCAGGCTTACAAGAAGATAGAACTTGATGTCACGGACACGGCTGATGCTCATGCGCGGTTTACACAGGAGTGAACTCGACGGATTCTGCAGCGCATTTTTATTATGTCTTTGGAAAGGCGTTACCTTTTCCAAAAGACTCAAGGATGGAGTTTTCACTTCTCGACCCGCCTTATTTTGGCGGGAGGAAAACTCTCTTGCCGCTGGCTTATTGACATGGTGGTGCTTGCGTAATTTTCGGGACTTTCCTCGGCCACGCTGACCGCGGGCTGTCTAGTCCCATAGCGGTACATGGCTGGCGAGCGTTATTGCAGAAAAAACACACTTGGTCCATCCTGCGCGCGTCATGAAGTAATTTGGTATAATCTTTTTACTCgcagaaattaaagaaagtttTTAGCTTTCACTTTAACATCTGCAAGTATTTCGTTCGACCTAACGGACTCTAAACCGTGTGCCGCTACAATATTGTATCAATATTCTAAAAACTTGGtacgttaattgaaaataagtcaaatattttttagtcaCATTTAGAAGTTATACCTTCAGTTTTTCATCATGCAAAGTTAGtagattaataaaatgaaaacaaactttctattattgtttatgataaaattaattctatattctaatgaaatagatatttcaagcgataatttttctaaaagaaaagaatgtaGCATAGATCGATAATATTTTCAGTGAGGTTGAAAGTTTACAAGAATATGTTTTATAACATGatgatatatagtattatgtgtaAATATATTCACCTCATACTTACTTTTcatacaaaaggaaagacaattcattgatacataaaatattcattccattatttcttattttttatagttcCTTTTAGTAGATGCATCATTTGCAGCTAGATACGAATTAATTTCTATCAAATATTGCATTTGTTTTGCattgattaaaaaaattcaattaaatcttaattgatatttttaatgaatgggAAGTCAATTAACGCGTTCCATGCCAAGCCAATTTTTGGTTACTTTCCACTCCATGGCCACGCGAAACATATACGTCCTACGCTATTACCAATTAATAATTTTGCTTCTGATGTATgccttacaatttttgtaataatacaaACAACATAATTATCGAGAAAGGGGTGCATAGTTGAAGATGAATTAGATAACAAAgcagtacatttaatttttacaaaattattttagcaGATACATAATTGAATGTTTCCTCTACCAGACGAGTCGTATTGTGTAATGCCATGTCTAATTATAAAgagtaaaaattatataattattttttagcaaatctaaaaaacaaagaaacattttgaaacaatttttaaaggtAAAATATGTAAATCAGTGATACTcaaataagtatatacatacagtacattttccgttttattttactttagaaACACACTGTACTAAAAAAAACACTAATTTTAATGAAGTGGTAATTGTTACCACAAAAAATTGACTGCCACGCCGCGTGGGGGTATACGTATCACGATACAATTAATGCAATATACACAGTATTGATGATATCGGTACATGACTGTGCaacagatttaaaaaatttcttcgttttccaatgaaaattccaATTGGTCTAAACGGAATATTTAGCATGGGGGCAGTCGCTCCACATGGCATGGAACGTATTAATGATAATTGCATTCATttgaatgtatatatatatatagaatctACCATAGTGTAGAGACCGATTATAGCGAATAGTAAACTCGTATGATAGTACGATAGTTTACAAGAaagtattgtatataaatacaatgaagtcgtaaaagaataaatatttcatccgaaaaataaatacttaaaaataatttagataaTAAATAACGGAATGacaattactaaataaattttacaacgTAAGTGCCTGTGGCAATTTGCATAGAGTCAGCAAACAATGACTgttaaagtattaaaagaaaaaggattaaaaaataatgaagtgtTAATGTGCAATATAATAGAATCACACAATTGGAATCAGAAAAttgtcaataaaatatttttgttcaactCTGATactgtaattaatgaaaaaaaattgaaatacgaataacttgaaaattactttaataCTACTTTACCAGAATAatgttgtgaaatatttttgatgcactaaaattacatttttaccgGTAACTTACTATTGATGTACGTAAAATACtgcatgtaatatattttatttcacttttcaatTAACAAATGAAAGGGAATCTAATTCAGTGACTatgtttacaataaaattagtaTAAGTTGTATCATAAACATAGTGAAGGCAGTACAGGTTGTCTGAGTTTCAAACTGAAACTCAACAATAGTATTGGACTGTACACAAAAGTCATACTCATTCTTTCAAATTAATGACAATTAAGTATTGCAGTTACGTATGCATAACCAGACGATATTATCAACTCAATTGTCCAAAATACTGTTCTGCATCCATCTATTGTACCTGCTTTGAAACTCAAATTGCCTTAATGACAATTACTATACATTGTAAATATAGACAATACAACGTAAACttaagaaaatagtaaataagaTTCAGTATAACATTTTGATGTGCTCATGTGGACGAAGTAATTAGTAAGACATACAGAGATGTACTTTCTAATAATCATACATATTGTATCGATTATATTTATGCGAGTAGATGCATAAATTGTTCCTTCTTGTGCAGTGGCAGCTAAACTGACTAGttctattattcttaataatagaAGCAGTACACAAAGTTTGTGTTATAAACAATAAAGTTGATTTAcaataactaatttatttcgttttattacaAACCTA comes from Nomia melanderi isolate GNS246 chromosome 7, iyNomMela1, whole genome shotgun sequence and encodes:
- the wnd gene encoding mitogen-activated protein kinase kinase kinase 13 wallenda isoform X1, translating into MRTPAETETISQPEMYKFESQETDASTAVNQVVLSPSHPETHIFTNSMLCIQEELGQLSAIAGGPIVTDPREAQLPNNSHTNSESNTNSSETATKCSPGSGTLDAQRTSWVEGILGCMRPVWSMLSKAAVNEKIKGHQTDDWEIPFESISELQWLGSGAQGAVFSGKLNKEIVAVKKVREPRETDIKHLRKLNHPNIVQFKGVCTQAPCYCIIMEFCPYGPLYDLLRAGEPVPPPRLVSWSKQIAAGMAYLHAHKIIHRDLKSPNVLIGQGEVVKISDFGTSREWNEISTRMSFAGTVAWMAPEIIRNEPCSEKVDIWSYGVVLWELLSGEIPYKDVDSSAIIWGVGNNSLHLPIPASCPEGYRLLVKQCWAAKPRNRPSFKHIEIHLGIAAVEVLCTKHDDYFKTQQSWKKEIRDHMKQMQTNSCSSPRFEADLIRRREDELRHAQDIREHYERKLERTNNLYLELSAVLLQLEQRERDVIKREQQNGYKQCKKRLVHPLLKAQERLHRRRNPTTQFSTSSTPTTPPSPTDCPQSPVKATIYTQLNESNQPETILAPNSSFKQRKYRHRRVGSGCGVSSSPRSSPHRERKSTEVCARFIDSQTQTDIMDISETDFNPITNTTTVSTTEKLSVNSINKQSLNKQVPECLNGNSILSEAHYRIQSSPCSSPEPSNENHVNGNERLKDCSDDDNLETLGRKVSEIINANRLISPIDNGNCDDVIISHRGKEDSLKLSGHFCGIIINGTNIQQEQSEIRTRPCTESIDTLRDREDDNCEESWSDEEGEDPSYTYNYSLRRRSIARRPIGPGCRLRRFKHATVRIEGVLASDEENTSEYSHPPSSQSSTLESNPDVQRAFRNIHYSHKAYKKIELDVTDTADAHARFTQE
- the wnd gene encoding mitogen-activated protein kinase kinase kinase 13 wallenda isoform X3 — its product is MVFTRFFLRKTQNDDVAVLNNVGTKSMLCIQEELGQLSAIAGGPIVTDPREAQLPNNSHTNSESNTNSSETATKCSPGSGTLDAQRTSWVEGILGCMRPVWSMLSKAAVNEKIKGHQTDDWEIPFESISELQWLGSGAQGAVFSGKLNKEIVAVKKVREPRETDIKHLRKLNHPNIVQFKGVCTQAPCYCIIMEFCPYGPLYDLLRAGEPVPPPRLVSWSKQIAAGMAYLHAHKIIHRDLKSPNVLIGQGEVVKISDFGTSREWNEISTRMSFAGTVAWMAPEIIRNEPCSEKVDIWSYGVVLWELLSGEIPYKDVDSSAIIWGVGNNSLHLPIPASCPEGYRLLVKQCWAAKPRNRPSFKHIEIHLGIAAVEVLCTKHDDYFKTQQSWKKEIRDHMKQMQTNSCSSPRFEADLIRRREDELRHAQDIREHYERKLERTNNLYLELSAVLLQLEQRERDVIKREQQNGYKQCKKRLVHPLLKAQERLHRRRNPTTQFSTSSTPTTPPSPTDCPQSPVKATIYTQLNESNQPETILAPNSSFKQRKYRHRRVGSGCGVSSSPRSSPHRERKSTEVCARFIDSQTQTDIMDISETDFNPITNTTTVSTTEKLSVNSINKQSLNKQVPECLNGNSILSEAHYRIQSSPCSSPEPSNENHVNGNERLKDCSDDDNLETLGRKVSEIINANRLISPIDNGNCDDVIISHRGKEDSLKLSGHFCGIIINGTNIQQEQSEIRTRPCTESIDTLRDREDDNCEESWSDEEGEDPSYTYNYSLRRRSIARRPIGPGCRLRRFKHATVRIEGVLASDEENTSEYSHPPSSQSSTLESNPDVQRAFRNIHYSHKAYKKIELDVTDTADAHARFTQE
- the wnd gene encoding mitogen-activated protein kinase kinase kinase 13 wallenda isoform X2, which encodes MRTPAETETISQPEMYKFESQETDASTAVNQVVLSPSHPETHIFTNSMLCIQEELGQLSAIAGGPIVTDPREAQLPNNSHTNSESNTNSSETATKCSPGSGTLDAQRTSWVEGILGCMRPVWSMLSKAAVNEKIKGHQTDDWEIPFESISELQWLGSGAQGAVFSGKLNKEIVAVKKVREPRETDIKHLRKLNHPNIVQFKGVCTQAPCYCIIMEFCPYGPLYDLLRAGEPVPPPRLVSWSKQIAAGMAYLHAHKIIHRDLKSPNVLIGQGEVVKISDFGTSREWNEISTRMSFAGTVAWMAPEIIRNEPCSEKVDIWSYGVVLWELLSGEIPYKDVDSSAIIWGVGNNSLHLPIPASCPEGYRLLVKQCWAAKPRNRPSFKHIEIHLGIAAVEVLCTKHDDYFKTQQSWKKEIRDHMKQMQTNSCSSPRFEADLIRRREDELRHAQDIREHYERKLERTNNLYLELSAVLLQLEQRERDVIKREQQNGYKQCKKRLVHPLLKAQERLHRRRNPTTQFSTSSTPTTPPSPTDCPQSPVKATIYTQLNESNQPETILAPNSSFKQRKYRHRRVGSGCGVSSSPRSSPHRERKSTEVCARFIDSQTQTDIMDISETDFNPITNTTTVSTTEKLSVNSINKQSLNKQVPECLNGNSILSEAHYRIQSSPCSSPEPSNENHVNGNERLKDCSDDDNLETLGRKVSEIINANRLISPIDNGNCDDVIISHRGKEDSLKLSGHFCGIIINGTNIQQEQSEIRTRPCTESIDTLRDREDDNCEESWSDEEGEDPSYTYNYSLRRRSIARRPIGPGCRLRRFKHATVRIEGVLASDEENTSEYSHPPSSQSSTLESNPDVQRAFRNIHYSHKSKEIDDVSDTSSM
- the wnd gene encoding mitogen-activated protein kinase kinase kinase 13 wallenda isoform X4 gives rise to the protein MLCIQEELGQLSAIAGGPIVTDPREAQLPNNSHTNSESNTNSSETATKCSPGSGTLDAQRTSWVEGILGCMRPVWSMLSKAAVNEKIKGHQTDDWEIPFESISELQWLGSGAQGAVFSGKLNKEIVAVKKVREPRETDIKHLRKLNHPNIVQFKGVCTQAPCYCIIMEFCPYGPLYDLLRAGEPVPPPRLVSWSKQIAAGMAYLHAHKIIHRDLKSPNVLIGQGEVVKISDFGTSREWNEISTRMSFAGTVAWMAPEIIRNEPCSEKVDIWSYGVVLWELLSGEIPYKDVDSSAIIWGVGNNSLHLPIPASCPEGYRLLVKQCWAAKPRNRPSFKHIEIHLGIAAVEVLCTKHDDYFKTQQSWKKEIRDHMKQMQTNSCSSPRFEADLIRRREDELRHAQDIREHYERKLERTNNLYLELSAVLLQLEQRERDVIKREQQNGYKQCKKRLVHPLLKAQERLHRRRNPTTQFSTSSTPTTPPSPTDCPQSPVKATIYTQLNESNQPETILAPNSSFKQRKYRHRRVGSGCGVSSSPRSSPHRERKSTEVCARFIDSQTQTDIMDISETDFNPITNTTTVSTTEKLSVNSINKQSLNKQVPECLNGNSILSEAHYRIQSSPCSSPEPSNENHVNGNERLKDCSDDDNLETLGRKVSEIINANRLISPIDNGNCDDVIISHRGKEDSLKLSGHFCGIIINGTNIQQEQSEIRTRPCTESIDTLRDREDDNCEESWSDEEGEDPSYTYNYSLRRRSIARRPIGPGCRLRRFKHATVRIEGVLASDEENTSEYSHPPSSQSSTLESNPDVQRAFRNIHYSHKAYKKIELDVTDTADAHARFTQE
- the wnd gene encoding mitogen-activated protein kinase kinase kinase 13 wallenda isoform X5 → MRTPAETETISQPEMYKFESQETDASTAVNQVVLSPSHPETHIFTNSMLCIQEELGQLSAIAGGPIVTDPREAQLPNNSHTNSESNTNSSETATKCSPGSGTLDAQRTSWVEGILGCMRPVWSMLSKAAVNEKIKGHQTDDWEIPFESISELQWLGSGAQGAVFSGKLNKEIVAVKKVREPRETDIKHLRKLNHPNIVQFKGVCTQAPCYCIIMEFCPYGPLYDLLRAGEPVPPPRLVSWSKQIAAGMAYLHAHKIIHRDLKSPNVLIGQGEVVKISDFGTSREWNEISTRMSFAGTVAWMAPEIIRNEPCSEKVDIWSYGVVLWELLSGEIPYKDVDSSAIIWGVGNNSLHLPIPASCPEGYRLLVKQCWAAKPRNRPSFKHIEIHLGIAAVEVLCTKHDDYFKTQQSWKKEIRDHMKQMQTNSCSSPRFEADLIRRREDELRHAQDIREHYERKLERTNNLYLELSAVLLQLEQRERDVIKREQQNGYKQCKKRLVHPLLKAQERLHRRRNPTTQFSTSSTPTTPPSPTDCPQSPVKATIYTQLNESNQPETILAPNSSFKQRKYRHRRVGSGCGVSSSPRSSPHRERKSTEVCARFIDSQTQTDIMDISETDFNPITNTTTVSTTEKLSVNSINKQSLNKQVPECLNGNSILSEAHYRIQSSPCSSPEPSNENHVNGNERLKDCSDDDNLETLGRKVSEIINANRLISPIDNGNCDDVIISHRGKEDSLKLSGHFCGIIINGTNIQQEQSEIRTRPCTESIDTLRDREDDNCEESWSDEEGEDPSYTYNYSLRRRRYIVYTNYCETTNWSWM